ccccccccccccccccccccccccccccccccccccccccccccccccccccccccccccccccccccccccccccccccccccccccccccccccccccccccccccccccccccccccccccccccccccccccctgctgcgGGTTCAGCAGCCGCCAGAAACGCCCGCGCTGGCGGGACGCGTGGGGCGGAACACCTGCGGAGGGGCCGCGCCCCGCCCggcctgccctgctcctgccccgccGCGCACCGGGCGCGGGATTCCTCCGCCACCCTCCCCGAGCCCGCGGCAGCCCCGAGCCGGAGAGGGACGAGCCGCTGCGGAGAGCAGGTCTGCGCTTTCAGACCCCTCCGCTGCCTCAGGAGCGAGCGGAGACGCTGTTCTGAGAGCTAGAGGAAGTGGGGTCTGAAAAGAGATAGACTTCATAACTACAGGCTGGCGCTTAGGCTGTAATTTAAAACTGTCAACAAGCTAATCTTCGGTAATTGCCTTTTAAAGTGACTCTTGCCTTCTTGAAACGTTTCATGTAATTTGATGAGAATTTCATCTCAAAACTAACCTTGTAACTTCAGAGTCGTCCCACCTTACAACTTCATTCACACTTCCAGGTCTCAACTGGTACGTCAGATACTCAGAGACTCTTAGCTTTAGGAAGGGACACTTCTCTGAGGCTAACTAGGCTGGACAATGCAAGGTTGGCCGGCGTTTTTGCTGTGCAAGTAACTGTAACTCGGAAAGTTATTTACAAATACAGCTGTTCTAAAACGGGTTCATTTCCCTCTTCTGAGCTGCTTTCAGGTGACACATCTATATATAGGGAGAAATAATCCCGTAACTGATCAGGACAGAATTCTAGAGAGACTGTGCTCCCCATATCATGTTTATGCATGTCTCCGAAAGGCTTAGTGTGTCGGCAGGTACAATACTGATAAGATTCGAAGCTTTCGTATTGTCGTCATCGCATTTGCTGATGTATTGTTACAATTAGAAAAGTCGGAACCCGTCTGTACAAAAGCGAGCACTTCTGAGTGTTAGCTaaacagtttcagaaaaaaaaaaaaaaggtactgtttttatttttccctcaacagtttcaaaaaaaaaaaaaaaaaaaggtactgtttttatttttccctcgACTGGGTCAGATTACACATAATAGCTACAGCTACACAACGCACAGAAGAATAGCAGAACCACAGGAACACTTTGAGCTCTTGATGTGATGCCACCCGTAGTTTTGCATTTCTTGGCAGTTTCCACGAGTTGCTGGGCTTGCTcgccttttaaaaatactaataatttttaaattattcatggAAAGTATAAGCAAATGCGCCTAGCTCCTCCACTTTTTAAGATAAATCTCATCTCCTGTCCTTTGAGATACGGAGCTTCCACaggctttgttgttttttgggtttttttttggttttttttgttttgttttgtttttttgctttgttttggtttggttttttttggttggtttggtttttttttgttttttggttttttttttttcccccttccccgTTGGCACGGTGTAGAGGATTTGGCTTGTTTTGCTCTGGTTTGGAAGCATCAAACTGCCGGAAGCTGTTGCACGTTATCACGGCTTCTGGCTAAAATGAGCTAGATTCACTGTACAAGAAGCAGACTCGAATTATGATTAATTTAAGAAGTATTCCTTCACTAATTTTCGGGCCAAGAAGTCTTTTTTAGTTATTTGTCaggaaataaatacacaaaacccTCCTGCTTCTTTCCTAGCGCACATACACCTTAGCTAACTTGCCCTCCTCTGTCAAGTTTCATACAGGTTCAAGCTTCTGTCATTAGGGGTTTTAGGGGGGTGGTTTGTTTTTGCAAATTAATTGTCTGTGGAGTCAGAAATGTCAGTCACTCCACCAGTGCATAaagcagaggaggctgcagcagctccgaTAGATGTGAGTGCTTGAATGGCCTTTGAAAGAGGGTTCATCACCCCCCACCCCCGCTCCTCCGCCCaccaccttcccctgtcccaccAGCTTAGATTCAAAGTCTCTACAAACTCCCTGCTTCCTACTCATGGGGATCCTGTCCCTCGCTTCCCCTTCCCTTACAGCAGAACCTATCTCTGCCAGACAGCCAGCTCTGCGGCCCCATGTCCACAAGCAGCCAGAGAAAACCACCCGAGTCCGGACTGTCCTTAATGAAAAACAGCTTCACACCTTGAGGACCTGCTACGCTGCCAATCCCAGACCTGACGCCCTCATGAAGGAGCAACTGGTAGAAATGACTGGCCTCAGCCCGAGGGTCATCAGGGTTTGGTTTCAAAACAAGCGATGCAAGGACAAAAAAAGGAGCATTATGATGAAGcaacttcagcagcagcaacccAATGACAAAACTGTAAGTGACTTCAGCCTCTATCCGTGTGTTGCCTTAATTCCCAAGGAGAGACACTTGGTGTACGTTCGGCCCGGACAGCTCCAGGGCTCGGGTTTGATGCTGTTAATTTTTTGCGGTCtccctgaaaacaaagaaacgATACCGCTTAGACATTACCTTTAGTTTCTGCTGTCAGTGCAATCGAAACAGACCACAGCGAGGAACCTATTTAGGCTGTTCAAGCGTACTTAGAATTTGTGGCACTAAGAATACACAGTAGCTTGAACGAATTTCTCTGTAGCATGAATGAAATCTGCAGAGCTTATGGGATGTAATAAACCCAGTCTCGTCTAATACTCTGTAAATGTAAAGAACTCCTTAAGGAGAAAATGACGTCTTTGCCCTCTTCCGTGTTTTTAAACAGGAGTAAACCCAGaagtaaaaatactttaaaaacccaccaaagtaaaaataaaataagaggtGTTTTTCTTAGCAGTTTATATACTACGaagtgtgtgtgtttgtctgtgcACTTAGTGCAGAAAAGGGCAAACGCAATGCAAATTTTTCTACATTACCATAGTGTTTACAGGTTAATTTATATATCGTTGTATCTATGTAGAGTTCTTTTCTCCAGATATATGCATGAGTGATGTAAACAAGTGGAATTCACTGGGTTCAGCAGAACAAATTGTCTGTCTCCATTTTAAGccaaatttgtttcttttttattgttattttaagtCCACTTGAAGAAGAGTCTGTTATTCTCCCTGTGTATATTGACTGACCCGAGAATGACTATTAATTCATAAGGCTGCCTAGTTAAGTGGAATTTAAGGAGTTTCATTTTACCCTGTTGGAATGCAATAAAACACGGTGTTATTAACTCGCCTGAACAATCTATTCGTCGAGGCTTGGAGTTATGTTGTACACTGTGCCTGCACCACAGGGTATATTGAAAgggctggggattttttttttatttttttttttttaagagcgTGGTAAGGACGTACCCCGGGTTCGCTGTGCACTGGATATACGATCCAGTTAAggtcacacaaaacaaaacctgactGGATGCGAGCTACAGAAGGGAGCGGGATTAACCATTTCTCGTTCTGAGACGCCCATTGGCGAGATGCAGAGCGCTCGTGTTCAAGAGAACTTGGGGCGGAGGGGTAATGCCTTGAGACGAATAGGaggattaaaagaaaagaaagtaaactTCCACCGTGATAAATGCAGCGAGCAGAAACAGGCTGACCTAGAGCAGAATAGAGTAAGACATTCACAGCAGATTAACAAAGCAAATACAAGCGACCGTATAGATAAGATAGAAAGCAGTTTATTGACTCAGCGTTTATATACAGTAAAGCTAACCGAGCTCATTAACATCTTTTGCTGGGCTGTTTACAGAATATCCAAGGGATGACAGGAACTCCAATGGTGGCTGCTAGTCCGGAGAGACATGACGGCGGTTTGCAGGCGAACCCCGTGGAGGTGCAGAGTTACCAGCCGCCCTGGAAAGTACTGAGCGACTTCGCATTGCAGAGTGACATAGACCAACCTGCTTTTCAGCAACTAGTAAGTGTCGGTTCCCAGACCCAGCCAGCCGGTACCCGGGCCAGAGCAATGGGCGATCCACTCCAGGTGCCAGAGGCTCTCAGAGAGACAAGTAACCCAGATTAGCTGGGTTTTCCAGAAATTGCAAGGTGGGCATGACTGCATCTGTAAAAGCAGAGAACTGAATTGATTTCACAGAGCTTGGTGCAAAATCGATCTTAGTGTACAGCAGAGATATTTCTGAGTTGAGTGTGAGTTTGAATAAGGCTCGACTCAGGTCTGGTAATAGCTTGCACACTCCTGAAAACTGAAAGCACTTCACCGAAACATTCTTTGTATGTCACTAAATTGTACTTATATTTGTGAAAACAGTTTCTAGAATTCACCCCTCCCCACTTCAGGCTGATTTTACCTTTATGCTGTAGgatgaatttaaaatacatgatTACAGTGTCAGCCATGGCCCTTGTTTTGTTAGACAAATATCTCTTAACTAAAATTTCGAAGTCTGTGTCTTAAGCGTGTACTTCTGGATATAACTTTATGTGTCTATATATACACACGAatctatacatatatatagctTACATTAAGTGTTGTTCTTCGGAAAGTAAATTGCTAGTACATATTTAGGTAAAAAATTCAAGCAATATAATAAACTATCTTAAGCCAAAACACAATAGATCTTTTAGAATGAATTCTGTCCTTAACTCACTTCCTTATGCCTACATCACTTGGCAGCCCTTATGGGACCATATCACCAACGACGCCTAGGCACAACAAGGTGGATTAAGGAGAGAGGTTCAGTCTTAAGTCAGTTTCCTGCCCTAAGTGTGTTAAAACCagatctttaaaataataaggTACGTTGTGTTTAGTATTTCAGGGATTTAGAATAACAGTTACGAAAAATtaacatgtaaatattttttgatctgttgggcttttttttgtctttttttctttttttttctttttttttttccttttttttttttttttccacacccAGTGATGGAAGACAAAGGTTTGTAGTTGAATCTAGCATTGTGTTCAGACCTTTTCAGTTTAGTATCATGCTCTCCCGCagaatctcttttcttttgcccAACAGCAGTCTGCAGTGTGTTCTCCTAGCTGGCACACTATGCTTGCTCAGGAAACTGTAGCACAGCAGCAAGGCTATTTGCATCCTCTTACATCTAAAGCAAGcactgtttttcctgctttaatcAAACTGTCCatcaaacaggagaaaaattatCTCCTTTGGTTACTTTACTAACTGTGCCTTAACAAAATATGagactttaaaaatctttgatACAGTGAGGTTTTGTATTAAGTAgtccaaaaaaaggaaaaaaaaaggcaggatgGAAGATGGATAGTCCAAATACACATGCACATATAGGTAAATAAGCCATTAGGTACACAAATTGTATTGATATACATTCGACATAATATGTGATGCTGAAAAGAGTTAAATTAAAGAATAGTGGAAGGAAAGTTCATTGGCCTTTCAAGCACGGCTCTAATCTGGAAAGGGCCTTAATCACAGAATTGGCCAGCTAAATAGGTGCCAAAGAAATGCTTCTGGATTAACAAAGCTCCACCCTTCAAGTCATGCCTTTTCCCAGCACTAGTCCTAAACTAAGGGAGCAGCGGGGCACATTAGGATGGAATAGTGTGACCTTTTTTATCAAACAGACTCTCATTAAGAAGAGATAGCACCAGCCTCGAATCACGAATGAAAGAGGATGGCTGGTTTCAAATGCCTTCTGCTCCTGGATGCTTCTTCCAGGTTTATTTTGATATGTgcacaaaaggggaaaaaataatctttcagtTTCATGTCAAGAAAACACGTGCACTGCTAAATAATTGACTAGAACATCCTATTGGGATTGCCACTCTTGCAAGACAGGGAAGAAGGCCTCGTTAGtaagtttgtttgtttatttgcttgatttttcagtcttctttttctattttttaatctactttTTATTGGTGATTTGGCTGAAGGCCTGAAGAGGGTTCCTGTGAAGTCAATGGGGAAGCTAAACAGAGCAaccagcagtgacacagcctCCTGTGGAGTTATATCAGGCCTATTGGCTGCATGCcttgtatatttatttttgtgttcttctTTGTCTGCTACTTTTCTTTGAGTTTTACAGTTGTAGCAACagttctttttcttattttcttctttttttttctctctcttttttttcccctttttttttccttttttctttttttttttttcctttttggcagGTTAATTTTTCAGAAGGAGGACCTGGTTCCAATTCCACTGGAAGTGAAGTAGCATCGATGTCCTCTCAGCTGCCAGATACACCCAACAGCATGGTAGCCAGTCCTATTGAGGCATGAGGAACATTCATTCAAATATCTGTTGTTGTTTCTGCCCTTACCCTCACCCCTGTTGAAGAGAGTGGGAAAGTGAACGTGTTGGGACTTCGAAATTTAGGGGGAAAGAATATTTAACAACCCTGTAACGAACCTAGCAAGGAACTGCTCCATGAGATGAACGGAGTCATATTTGAAAAGACAAGGTAATATGGTAGCAACACTGTGAAGACAATCATGGGAtcttactagaaaaaaaatacttaaaagaaCCACAACCCCCCCACAAACCCTGCGCTTTTCAATGATCAGAGGAGTGTCGAAAAGACGTTTTCCAAATATAGTGGATTTGTACCCGTGGatctcaaagagaaaaaaaaaaaaaaaaaaaaaaaaaaaaaaaaaaaaaaaaaaaaagaaaaaaaaaaggaaatcttttcATTTGACTGCACATCTTAGGGAGAAACCAAGGTAGAGGGACTTTCTATCCGGTCCCTCCCATTCCGAATGGTGCTGTTTCTATATTGGGGATAGCCTTGCCAAAAGAAGCTCCAGTAGGTTTTCCATCATCAGGAAAGAGACGATTCAGCCCTGCATTGTTGAAAGATTCCTTGCAGGAAGGTGGAGCTGCATTGGTTTGCAATGTTGTTTTTAGCTGACTCTTAACAAGGGGTTCTTTCCTGGGTCTCTTCTAGCATGCCTGTAGCggggttttgattttgtttggttgagATCCACCCCCTATTAAGTGTGATGCGATTAAAAATAGGTTTTTGGATTCCTCTTTAAAGGcgaatttataaaaaaaaaagacaaaaaaacattGCAACAAGGTATACCTCTATTTTGCCACAAAGCGTCTCGGGATTGTGTTTGAAATGTGTCCGCCCAAGAACCTTCCCCTCCCCCAGAGATGTGTATAGTCATTGGTTATAACgactgtttttctctctttcctttctctttctctctcactctctaggaaaaaaaaataggaaaaaaagtaaaaaaaaaaaaaaaataggaaaagtaaaaagaaaaaaaaaatcactccttTTGTTTGCTCTTGCATTGCAAAATTataaagtaatttattatttattatcagAAGACTTGCCACTTTTCATGTCAGTTgactatttttttgtttgctgaagtaaaaaagaaaaaagaaaaaaaaaagaaaaggttgtACCGTGGTCTTTGAATTATATGTCTAATTCTAtgtgttttgtcctttttctttccttaaatatGATGTGAAATAAAAGCGCCATATGTAGAATTATTATATCTTCAGGACTATTTCACTAGATAAGCGTTTggaatagaaataataataataataatattaataataatattaacaTTAAATAATGAACAAAGTTccctcttttaaaatatttacaggttAGCAGCtaaaatacctgaaataaaatattgcatgCAAAGCCGGTCGTTAGTGAATAAAAGGAGTGTGATATTTTATTGCAAGTATTAACGACCAGCTTGTAAATTTCCGTTTCAACAACTGTATCAGGGCTAGTTGGATGCCTTAGCTTTCAATCGATAACATTAGAAAGTCTCTTGTTCCCCACCCCATCCCTTGCCCTTAAAAGTGATATTACTCTAGGCATGATCAGACATAACGTTAAGACATCTAAAGAACTGAGAGCTCAGGCTTTTTGCTGAgttctgatatttttaaaaaaataataaaaagaaagtgcTGTATACCAAAGCCTCGTTGTTGAGATTGTTGAAGTGACCTGTACTTTAAGTATAAGCTCCTGATAAAAGGGACGCTTTTTGCTTAACAAGTCAAGTATGACCATTATTTATCAATGTCTGCTGTCAAAACAATTTAATAATGCTGCAGGAGGAATAGTTGTGGGGATATTTCTGTCGGGGATATTGCTGTGAAATTGCACGAATATGTTCCTTATTTTCTGTCGACTTCCCTCTCTTCActccctcttttcttcctttttttgatTTGCGGGGCAGAGGGTGGTGAAAGCTAGAATCGTGGGCGATTTCTGGGGGAAAGGTAGaaagaagtaagaaaaaaaaatgggaaagggtTGTTTTTGCTCCAATCCAAGTGCTCCCTAGTGCTCTCGGGCAGCACAAGACAAAGGTTCACTTTAAAACACCCTTAAGGACTGGAACATACAGAGATTTTCAGTCTGACAAAGACAAG
This genomic interval from Ficedula albicollis isolate OC2 chromosome Z, FicAlb1.5, whole genome shotgun sequence contains the following:
- the ISL1 gene encoding insulin gene enhancer protein ISL-1 isoform X1, coding for MGDMGDPPKKKRLISLCVGCGNQIHDQYILRVSPDLEWHAACLKCAECNQYLDETCTCFVRDGKTYCKRDYIRLYGIKCAKCSIGFSKNDFVMRARAKVYHIECFRCVACSRQLIPGDEFALREDGLFCRADHDVVERASLGGGDPLSPLHPARPLQMAAEPISARQPALRPHVHKQPEKTTRVRTVLNEKQLHTLRTCYAANPRPDALMKEQLVEMTGLSPRVIRVWFQNKRCKDKKRSIMMKQLQQQQPNDKTNIQGMTGTPMVAASPERHDGGLQANPVEVQSYQPPWKVLSDFALQSDIDQPAFQQLVNFSEGGPGSNSTGSEVASMSSQLPDTPNSMVASPIEA
- the ISL1 gene encoding insulin gene enhancer protein ISL-1 isoform X2 gives rise to the protein MGDMGDPPKKKRLISLCVGCGNQIHDQYILRVSPDLEWHAACLKCAECNQYLDETCTCFVRDGKTYCKRDYIRLYGIKCAKCSIGFSKNDFVMRARAKVYHIECFRCVACSRQLIPGDEFALREDGLFCRADHDVVERASLGGGDPLSPLHPARPLQMAEPISARQPALRPHVHKQPEKTTRVRTVLNEKQLHTLRTCYAANPRPDALMKEQLVEMTGLSPRVIRVWFQNKRCKDKKRSIMMKQLQQQQPNDKTNIQGMTGTPMVAASPERHDGGLQANPVEVQSYQPPWKVLSDFALQSDIDQPAFQQLVNFSEGGPGSNSTGSEVASMSSQLPDTPNSMVASPIEA